In one Babylonia areolata isolate BAREFJ2019XMU chromosome 12, ASM4173473v1, whole genome shotgun sequence genomic region, the following are encoded:
- the LOC143288233 gene encoding uncharacterized protein LOC143288233 gives MALVVNFNRGVNLIHDDHCYRTDKTTASSEQHWRCIQRGCPGRVKTDTSDPPNVLSVRHHDHKPDRHLAKSRKFKAQLCADAGKNPDVAPSVLYKRRLQEEEEGGRGLPALSSCSSMMQRVQSEARRDGDTQRQGKMVVRKIKKHFAAVRREWGNTFNEIHQHLNTQHEEVNRVLDLEEKMALEKAEEEARSLAEAGPSTTPQGILKADCFRVDAGKVEQVNTAIALLLDSVPRSPPASTAAMDEDSCAEQASAQPPPERQGGCKAPDTVSRPDQAATVQPQSLDIRTEHRNTGQWTPWSAGNPSTGPSTVAIPGLSAVQGPSTSISSASFGPSTVAIPGLSAVQGPSISSASSGPSTVAIPGLSAVQGPSTSISSVSSGPSTVAIPGLSAVQGPSISSASSGPSTVAIPGLSAVQGPSITSASSSAASCTSPHSGFPTTGNEAHSAQPRREFFSNIERCLRSAQTFEELRMMAVDMEPDLEDYPICPQPRSSAGYVVDEASTSLFPPDAPEGLVPVSIGGDGNCLPRCASVLAYGNEDHHLEMRMRIAIEMALHSGHYLSPDLSSHVQDLPLICAQYSDCFKNEILTRQTIEGIFYKEVTKTVISGTYLGLWQLYAVCSVLAVPVFSIYPQYGGHTARCHLHHLIQPRRPKASPETGISFGIMWSNTSGRALAATVWKPNHFVACLPAPVPIKDGDFVLTGVHCKKNETSATWVAQDRERRGTVTAVPSRWEAWGEDPSGTVDVRWNHDAVQQRHSVGQDGLYDHDLTTSRENPG, from the exons ATGGCACTGGTGGTGAATTTCAATCGTGGGGTGAATTTGATCCACGATGATCACTGCTACAGGACGGACAAGACAACGGCTTCAAGCGAGCAGCACTGGCGATGTATCCAGCGAGGTTGCCCTGGACGTGTGAAGACTGACACGTCGGACCCACCCAACGTGCTGTCTGTCAGGCATCACGATCACAAACCTGACCGCCATCTCGCGAAAAGCAGAAAGTTCAAAGCCCAGTTGTGTGCTGATGCTGGAAAGAACCCGGACGTTGCACCTTCAGTG ctGTACAAACGTCGCctgcaggaggaagaagaaggaggaagaggattgcCAGCGCTGTCGTCGTGTTCCTCCATGATGCAGCGTGTTCAGAGCGAGGCCAGGAGGGACGGGGACACACAACGACAAGGCAAAATGGTG GTGAGGAAGATAAAAAAGCATTTTGCCGCCGTTCGCAGGGAATGGGGCAATACCTTTAATGAGATCCATCAGCATCTGAACACGCAGCACGAAGAAGTCAACAGGGTGCTGGACTTGGAAGAGAAGATGGCActggagaaggcggaggaggaggccaGGTCACTGGCTGAAGCTGGGCCCAGCACGACACCACAGGGCATCCTCAAAGCAGATTGCTTCAGGGTGGATGCTGGGAAAGTGGAGCAGGTCAACACAGCCATTGCTTTGCTGCTGG ACTCCGTCCCACGCAGCCCACCAGCATCAACGGCTGCAATGGACGAGGACAGCTGTGCTGAGCAGGCCAGTGCCCAGCCTCCTCCTGAAAGACAGGGGGGGTGTAAAGCACCAGACACCGTCAGCCGTCCTGACCAGGCAGCCACGGTGCAACCACAGTCCCTGGACATCAGGACAGAACACCGGAACACCGGACAGTGGACACCATGGTCAGCAGGCAACCCATCCACTGGTCCTTCCACTGTGGCCATTCCCGGCCTCTCTGCTGTCCAGGGCCCTTCCACTTCCATTAGTTCGGCCTCTTTCGGTCCTTCCACTGTGGCCATTCCCGGCCTCTCTGCTGTCCAGGGCCCTTCCATCAGTTCAGCCTCTTCCGGTCCTTCCACTGTGGCCATTCCTGGCCTCTCTGCTGTCCAGGGCCCTTCCACTTCCATTAGTTCGGTCTCTTCTGGTCCTTCCACTGTGGCCATTCCTGGCCTCTCTGCTGTCCAGGGCCCTTCCATTAGTTCGGCCTCTTCCGGTCCTTCCACTGTGGCCATTCCTGGCCTCTCTGCTGTCCAGGGCCCTTCCATCACTTCGGCCTCTTCCAGTGCAGCTTCTTGCACCAGCCCACATTCAGGCTTTCCCACAACAGGCAATGAAGCACACTCTGCACAGCCTAGACGGGAATTTTTCTCAAATATTGAGCGCTGTTTGAGGTCAGCTCAAACATTTGAGGAGCTTAGAATGATGGCCGTGGACATGGAGCCTGACTTGGAAGACTACCCAATCTGCCCTCAGCCAAGGTCGTCTGCTGGTTATGTAGTGGATGAAGCGTCAACAAGCCTGTTTCCCCCAGATGCACCTGAAGGTCTTGTACCTGTTTCTATTGGTGGTGATGGAAATTGTCTGCCAAGATGCGCTTCTGTTCTGGCATACGGCAATGAAGATCACCATCTGGAAATGAGGATGAGGATCGCAATAGAAATGGCTTTGCACAGTGGCCACTATCTTTCGCCTGATCTCTCTTCTCATGTACAAGACCTTCCACTTATCTGTGCACAGTACTCTGACTGTTTCAAAAATGAAATTCTAACACGCCAAACCATCGAAGGCATTTTTTACAAAGAGGTTACCAAAACGGTCATAAGTGGAACATACCTGGGACTGTGGCAGCTGTATGCAGTTTGCTCTGTTTTGGCAGTCCCGGTATTTTCCATTTATCCGCAGTATGGGGGACACACAGCTCGATGCCATCTCCACCATCTCATCCAGCCAAGACGACCAAAGGCATCCCCAGAGACCGGCATTAGTTTCGGGATCATGTGGTCCAACACTAGTGGAAGGGCTCTGGCAGCAACGGTCTGGAAGCCAAACCATTTCGTCGCTTGTCTCCCAGCACCTG TTCCCATCAAGGATGGCGACTTTGTCCTCACTGGAGTGCACTGCAAGAAGAATGAAACATCTGCTACCTGGGTGGCACAG